The Bremerella cremea sequence CAAAACTGTCCCCTACAACACAACTTTTTCCGCAAGTCTCTTTAATACAGTAGCTTACGACACAATTCTTTTTTCATTTCCTTTTCTAGCCCCTCGCACGGCAGCTTGACTCTGCCAAAATGGCAGCAGATTGCCACAAACCTTCTACGCACCTAGGTTTATGCCAGTCCGAGATGAGTTATGATTCATTTGACGATCCTTGGAAGATCGCTGTCATCGGCTAGACCTTTGCGGCTCGCCTTCCCAAATTGCCTTGAAAACCTTTCTTTAAGCCCCCAAGCTGCGATGGCCAAGACTCCGCGTAAGACATCGGCAACCGATCTCAAGAAGACCGTTGCCAAGATTGACAGCCAGATCCTCGACTTACTGGCGAAACGTGTAAATGCCTGCCAAAAAATTGTCCAGAACGCCCCCAGTTTGACCATCGAGCAGCAGCTGAGCTCGGAAGAAAGTGAACTTGCCAAATGGCTTTCCAGCAATAAGACGCCGCTGGCCAAGGAATCGCTTTCCCCAGTGATGCAAGAGATATTAAGCCTCTGCCGCAGCGCCTCGCGCCGGTTACGTGTGGCGTATCTTGGGCCGCAGTACAGCTATTCGCATCAAGCGGCGGTAGAAAAATTTGGGGCGAATGCCGACTACTCGCCCGTCGCTACCATCGCGGCCGTTTTTGAAGAAATCCAGCGCAATCAGGCTGATTTTGGACTCGTTCCGGTCGAAAACTCGAACGATGGGCGTGTGACCGACACCCTTGAAATGTTCGCTAAAGTGCCCACCAAGATCTGTGGCGAAGTCAAACTGCATATCCATCATCAGCTTCTGGCGAAATGCCCTCGCGAAGAAATCCGCGAGGTCTTCAGCAAGCCGCAAGCCCTGTCGCAATGCCGCAACTGGCTGGCCAAGCACCTGCCTGCGGCTCGTCCAATCGAGATGACTAGCACGGCTGCCGCTGCCCAACTGGCCGCCCAAAAGGAGGGGGCCGCTGCCGTTGCCAGCCGCGCGGCTGGGTTGAATTACAACCTGGAAACGATTGCCTCGAATATCGAGGACAACCCTAACAACATCACCCGCTTCGCGGTAATCTCCCACTCAACCGCCCCCAAAACAGGCAACGACAAGACTGCGTTGCTGTTCCAAACCGAGCACAAACCGGGGGCATTGGCCGATGCCATGAACATTTTCAAGAAGAACCGCCTGAATTTGACCTGGATCGAGTCCTTTCCGGTTGCCAATTCGCCGGAAGAGTACCTGTTTTTCGTCGAAATGGAGGGGCATAGCTCGGAATTGAAAATCCGGCGGATGATCGCCTCACTCGAGAAAAAGACCCTCCGTCTGGAGATTCTCGGCTCGTACCAAAAGACGGAACCGGTGAACTAACGTAGTCGTCCCAGGGCTCCCAATCTTCAGAACGGCCTTCTCAGGTGGGTTGACGGCGGAAAATTATGCCCCCAACCGGTGAGAGGTGACCTCGACGGACATGCATGCACTCTGTTATATTTACGGGTTTCATTCTGCACAGGCAGAACGACTTAGATCTATTCTATTGATGGCTGCGTAGGCAATCCTCAACCGGAATAACCGGCTAGATTCCCTACGCAGACATCAATTGAGTCTTTAATTTGATCGGCCATTGTGGTCCGCAGGAGAACGACGGGTGAGACGTCCTTTCATCGCTGGTAACTGGAAAATGAACACCACCAAGGCCGAAGGCGTTGCTTTGGTGAAAGGCGTTGCCGAAGGCAACACTGCCGGCGACGCAGTCGAAGTGGCCGTGTGTGCCCCCAGCGTTTACTTGGATGCCGTTGCCACGGCAGCCGCTGGCAAGGTGGGCGTTGGTGCCCAGAACTGCTACCACGAAGCTTCCGGTGCATTCACCGGCGAGATCTCTGCCGAGATGGCCAAGGACATTGGCTGCCAGTATGTCATCTTGGGACACAGCGAACGCCGCCACATCTTCGGCGAATCCAACAGCGACGTCTGCAAGAAAGTGCATTCGGTCCTCGCTGCTGGCCTAACCCCGATCGTTTGCGTGGGCGAACTGCTAGAAGAACGAGAAGCAGGCAAAACAACTGATGTTGTCGCCGAACAAATGTATGGCAGCCTGGCTGGCGTTACCGCTGAACAGATGAAGTCGGTCGTTATCGCTTACGAACCGGTCTGGGCTATCGGCACCGGCAAAGTTGCTACGCCAGCTCAAGCTGAAGAAGTGCATGCCGGCATCCGGGCTTTGATGACCGCCAAATATGGCGAAGCAATCTCGGAATCGGTCCGCATTCAATACGGTGGCAGCGTTAAGCCAGACAACGCCGCTGAACTACTTTCGCAACCGAACATTGACGGCGCGTTGGTGGGTGGTGCCTCGCTCAAAGCAGATAGCTTCCTGGGCATTATTGCTGGCGCCACCAAGTAGTCTCGGAAGATCCCCCGTCGGGAATCGTTTAGCAGGCGTTCCCATTTTTGCATCCTACAAGGACGTTTTCAGAAGTAGCGAAACATGACTATTCCCATCCTTTTCGCCGCGGTCTCTCCACTTCAGTACCTATTTGGCCCGCTGATCTTCCTTACGTCCGTGTTTCTGATCCTCGTTGTCTTGGTACAGCGTGGTCGCGGTGGCGGATTAACGGGTGCCCTGGGTGGTGCTGGTGGCCAAAGCGCTTTCGGCGCTAAAGCAGGCGACGTGTTCACCAAGATCACTGTTGTCGTCGCCGCCTTCTGGATTCTGCTTTGCATCTTGGCCACGATGAGCCTTCAAGACCTAGGCTCGACCAAGGTGACCAGCAGCGGCAGCAACATCGCCACACCCCCAGCTGGTGAAGCTGCAACGGGCGAAGCCAAAGACGGGACTTCATCAATTACCGCCCCGGCAACCGAGGAAGCCGCAAAGCCGACCTCAGAAACTCCGGCTTCCGACAGCAAGCCTGCCGCCGACCTGGAACCTGCAACCGGCGAAGCCGCGAGCACGCCACCTCCGTCCGTCGACACGGTTGAAGCTACCGACAAGCCTGCGGCAGACGAAAAGCCCAAAGACTAGGCTTAGTCAATTCGGCCAATCATCAACGCGACTTCCATGGCTTAGTTTCTGTGGAAGTCGTTTAGCGTTTTGAATTTCCACACCTCTGACTGCATCGCACAAACGCGGAGAAACCATCCATGCTGTTGAGCATGACCGGCTATGGCGATGCCCATCTGCATGCGGACGGCGTCTCGGTTTCGGTCGAAATTCGCTCGGTCAACAACCGCTATTTCAAGCTTACAGTTCGCGGCAACGAACTTTTTAGCGGGATCGAATCCCAGATCGAAGCCCTTGCTCGCAAGCACATCAATCGTGGCACGATCACGATTAACCTGCGAGTAAAGACAGACGCCACTGCCGACAAGTACCGAATCGATACCGACGTCCTGCAAAGCTACGTCCAGCAGATCCACCAACTTGGCAGCCAGATTGGCATTTCCGAAACACCTCATTGGGATTCCGTCTTGCAACTGCCAGGCGTGGTCCAAGAGAACACTGACAACGACGACGAGCAATTCAACGCTTGGCCGGTGATCGAGAAGACGGTTCAAACGGCTCTCGAAAAATTCGACACCATGCGGCAGCACGAGGGAGAAACGACCACCGTCGATCTGCGTGAAAATCTCGCCACGATTGCTAAATACCTAGAGCAAATCGAGGCCAAAACACCCAACGTGGTGGCCGGGTATCGCGACCGCATGACCGAACGGGTCAACAAAGTGCTGGAAGAATTCGACGTCACCGTCGACCCTTCGACCCTGCTGCGAGAAGTGGCCATCTTCACCGACCGTGTGAACATCTCGGAAGAGGTGGTGCGGCTGAAGAGTCACCTGCAACAATTCGAAACGTTCCTCACTCAAAAGGAATCGACCGGGCGCAAGCTCGACTTCCTCACCCAGGAACTTTTTCGCGAAACCAACACGATCGGCTCGAAAGCAAACGATGCCGAGATAGCCAAAGCGGTTGTCGAAATGAAGACTGCCATCGAGAAGATTCGCGAACAAGTTCAGAACATCGAATAAAACAAACCCAATCGACGAAAGCCCCTTCCAACTGGCCAGCATGAACACAGAAGCCCCAGGCATTTTGGTAATCCTTTCCGGTCCTTCCGGTGCCGGCAAGACAACCATCGTGCGCAAGCTGCTGGCCCTGGGAGTTCCGCAGATTGAGCTGAGCATATCCGCGACCACGCGTGCACCACGCCAAGGCGAACAAGACGGGATCGACTACCACTTCCTCACCAAGGAAGAGTTTGAACGCCGTCAAGCCGCTGGTGAGTTCCTTGAGTTCGTCGAAGTGTTTCGCACCGGCCACTACTACGGAACGCTCCGCAGCGAAGTCGAAGCCCGCTTGGCTGAGGGCATTTCCGTGCTGCTAGAGATTGACGTGGAGGGGGCCGTGAAGGTCGCCCAGCAATACCCAGAAGCGATCACCATTTTCCTCAGCCCCGAATCGACGGAAGAACTAGAACGCCGTCTTCGCGACCGAGGCACCGAAACGGAAGAAGCCATTGAGCGACGGCTGGAAACAGCCAAGAGCGAAATGGGAGCGTCCTCGTGGTATTCGTACCACGTGTTAAACATGGCCGACGCCGCCGACCAGACAGTCACCCAACTTGCTGACATTATCCGTCAGGAAAAGGAAAAACGATGTTCGAAGAATTGAAAGAAGAATTCATCATCAAGAAGGTTGGCGGTCGTTTTAAACTGTCGACCCTGATTCAAAAACGCTTGGTTGCGTTGAACGCCGGCAGCCGCCCACTGGTCGAAATAAAATCCGACAACAAGATGGAAATCGTGTTGGAAGAAATTAAGCAAGACAAGATCTTCCTTGATACAACCAACGAACTACGCACCACGGCCGACTCGGACGTAATGATCAAGTCGTTCGATGCCATCATGAGCGACGAACTGTGAGCGATCGCAAGGTCATCATCGGCGTCACCGGCGGGATTGCCGCCTACAAAACGCCTGCGTTGGTCAGCCAACTGGTCAAAGCAGACGTTGACGTCACCGTGGTGATGACCGCCGCTTCCCACCACTTTGCCGGCGCGGCCACACTCACCGCGCTTTCCGGGAAGCGTGTTCACACCGAGCTTTTCGACGAGAACATGCCACTGGGCGCGCACATCGAGCTTGCGCGCCGAGCGAGCCTGCTGTGCATTGTCCCCACTTCAGCCGACTTCATGGCCAAAGCTGCACTTGGCTTGGCCGACGACCTGCTGAGTACCCTCTACCTGGCATTCACCGGCAAAGTCTTCATGTGCCCCGCGATGAACAAAGAAATGTGGGCTCACCCCGCCGTTCAGCGGAACGTGAAAACGCTGATTGAAGATGGCGTCACGATGATCGGGCCCGACTCTGGCTGGCAAAGTTGCCGTGTGGAAGGAACCGGACGAATGACCGAACCAGACGAAATTTACGCGAAGATAGAAAGCTACTTCCAAGACAAATAAGCGTCATCCCCACCGAAGTAGCCCAACGGCGACCTATTTTGCCATCAAGTATCTTCGGGTTTTCACAGCATGTCAAAGCTACTGATTCGATTTGGCTTCGCTTTCGGCTCACTGTTGCTACTTCCCCTGATACCATTCTTGGCCATCCTGATGATGGAAGGCGCCCAGCATAATCCTCAACCAGTAGGCGGATTCGGTGCGAATATGCGACTGGTTTACCTGCTGATCATTGGTGGCCCCATCGTCGCTATCGGAGCGGCTATCCTCACAATCACGGGCATCTTCTGGGCGATCACTAACGACCAAAGGCACACTGCTCACCAAAGCGATTTCCATGAACCACTCCACACTAAAAATGATCCCAGCCGACCGGCAAATTAACATCGGAGCGATCATCTTTCCTGAGATGGATCAGATCGACCTGACTGGCCCTTACGCGGTTCTTTCACGACTTCCCGGCTCTTCGATTCAGCTGATCGGGCAGAAAAAAGAACAGATTCGCGATCACCTTGGCCTGAGCTTAGTCCCGGATGTCGCTTTAGAGGATGCCCGGCCGATCGACCTCTTGCTTGTCCCTGGTGGCCCCGGGCAGGAAGCCCTCATGGAAGACGAAACGGTGCTTTCGTTTATCCGGCAGCGAGCGAGCACCGCGAAGTGTGTATTCTCGGTTTGTACCGGCTCGTTGATTTGCGGCGCGGCGGGCCTATTAAAAGACAAAGTAGCCACCACACACTGGACGGCTTTGCCCTTGCTGAAATATTTCGGGGCGAAACCATCAGAGAAACGCGTTGCCATTGATGGCAACTTCGTTAGTGCGGCAGGTCTCACCGCAGGAATTGACGGAGCATTGACCGTCGCAGCACTACTGCGCGGCGACGAGGTCGCCCAAGCCATTCAACTGGCAATTCAATATGCACCGGAACCACCGTTCGAATGTGGCAGCCCCGATATTGCCCCGCCAGAAATCTTGGCCAAGGTGAAGTCGAACGTCGCTCCGCTGACTGAACTTCGCGAGAAGACAGCGAAACGGGTCGCCGAACGCCTGGGGATCAGTCTCAAGTAACCTGAAAGCCTCGTTTTCGCCCCCTCTCGGCGCAGCAAAAAAGCGGAGCCTTGTTAACTCCGCTTTTTTCTATCTTCCGCTTCGAGAAGCCTTGAGTCTTTTACGACTCTAGGCCCCATCGTTGGATCAATTCTTCCGCAGCCGGGGTCAGCTTACGGAGCTTGCCGGCGATACGTCGCTTTTCGTCGTTCGATGGGTTCTTGGCGATGATGGCCTTGAACTTGGCATAAACCTTCTTGCGATGACGTCGACGCTTCAATTCCTGATGGCGCTCGCTGATAACCGGCACGCGACAGTTCCTTTAATGGGACATAAGTGAAAGGTGAAACGATGCTGGCATGGCATCGGCTTGTTAGTTCTGGAAACCCCACAGTGTAGGGAATCAGGCCGATTTCGTCAATTGGGGCCGCTTTTCTCGTACCAAACAACCCATCGATCCCTATCCTCTCCCCTAATTGGGCCCCCAGGGACGTTCTGATATCTGCAATCGAGGAATTGACTCGCGGGGATAGGTGGCTGAAACTAATGCTTCGGGTAACCGAACCCACCTTTTCACGAATCCCACGATCGCACACCTGAGGAGATAACGCATGCGTTGTTTTGTCTGCCTGCTGGCAGCCCTGGTCTTGGCCGCCCCTACTTGGGCCCAAGACGCCAAAAAGTCGGAACCGATTGAAGCCCTGAAGCCAGCTTCTCGCCCCAACGACTGGTGGATGCAACGTCACCAGCAAAAATTGGACGCCATTAAAAACGCAGATGAAATCGATGTCGTCTTCATTGGCGATTCCATTACGCACGGCTGGGAAAACGCCGGCAAAGCCACCTGGGAAGAAACCTTCGCCCCACTTCATCCGCTGAATATCGGCTACAGCGGAGATCGCACCGAGCATGTTCTGTGGCGATTCGAGAATGGCGAACTGGATGGCTATAGCCCCAAAGTCGCCGTCATCATGATCGGCACCAACAACACCGGGCATCGCCAAGAGAAATCGGAAGACACGGCTGCCGGCGTGAAGGCGATTGTCGAGAAGCTGCACGAAAAGCACCCCGAAACCAAGGTCCTGCTGCTGGCCATCTTTCCTCGCGGTGCCACGACCGACGATCCTTTGCGAAAGCTGAACGATGGTGCCAACGCAATCATCGAGAAAGAAATGAAGGATAAAGACTACGTTACCTTCCTCAACATCAACGATGTCTTTCTGACCGACGACGGCACGTTGCCGAAAGCGATCATGCCTGACCTGCTGCACCCCAAAGAAAAGGGCTATAAACTTTGGGCCGATGCCATCTCGGGCAAACTGGAAGAATTGCTGAATCAATAGCCCAAAATAACACGTGACATCAAAAAGGCCAAAGTGGCACCAGCTGCTTTGGCCTTTTTTCGTTTTGATTCACGAAAATCCTTTTGACGATGCCCATAAAACGAGGCATGATGAACGTCCTCCCCTGCCTCACTTCGGCCCGAAGGAAACCGCCATGCGACTTCTCGCTTCCCCCCTGATTTTGCTGCTGCTTGCCTCTTTCGCCTCTGCTCAAGAGCCCCTGCCAGGTGATAAATGGGTGAAGAAATATTTGACTGCCGAAACAGCCCGGGTAACGAATGATCCGCTGAAACAGATCAAGTCGCTCGATCAGTGGGAAGCCAATAAAGCCGAGTATCGTCGTCAGGTTCAAGAGATGCTCGGGCTCGATCCCCTGCCCGAGCGTGGTGACCTACAAGCCACCATCACTGGGCAAATCGAGCGGGATGGAATCGTTGTGGAGAACCTCCATTTCCAATCGAGCCCCCACCTCTATGTCACCGCCAATCTTTACCGCCCGGCAAAAGTGGAAGGCAAGCTGCCTGCGATTCTGTATGTGTGTGGCCACGGCAAGGTGAAGATCGATGGGGTTAGTTATGGCAACAAGTCCCACTATCAGCATCATGGTGCCTGGTTCGCCCGGCACGGCTTCGTCTGCTTGGTTGTCGATTCGCTGGAACTTGGCGAGATCGAAGGGACCCACAAAGGACTTTACAGCGATCAACGTCGCTGGTGGACGAATCGAGGTTATACCTCGGCTGGTGTCGAAGCCTGGAATTGCATTCGTTCACTCGACTACCTTCAATCACGTGACGAAGTCGACGGTGACCGCCTGGGTGTTAC is a genomic window containing:
- a CDS encoding flavoprotein; protein product: MSDRKVIIGVTGGIAAYKTPALVSQLVKADVDVTVVMTAASHHFAGAATLTALSGKRVHTELFDENMPLGAHIELARRASLLCIVPTSADFMAKAALGLADDLLSTLYLAFTGKVFMCPAMNKEMWAHPAVQRNVKTLIEDGVTMIGPDSGWQSCRVEGTGRMTEPDEIYAKIESYFQDK
- a CDS encoding platelet-activating factor acetylhydrolase IB subunit, coding for MRCFVCLLAALVLAAPTWAQDAKKSEPIEALKPASRPNDWWMQRHQQKLDAIKNADEIDVVFIGDSITHGWENAGKATWEETFAPLHPLNIGYSGDRTEHVLWRFENGELDGYSPKVAVIMIGTNNTGHRQEKSEDTAAGVKAIVEKLHEKHPETKVLLLAIFPRGATTDDPLRKLNDGANAIIEKEMKDKDYVTFLNINDVFLTDDGTLPKAIMPDLLHPKEKGYKLWADAISGKLEELLNQ
- a CDS encoding DUF6800 family protein produces the protein MPVISERHQELKRRRHRKKVYAKFKAIIAKNPSNDEKRRIAGKLRKLTPAAEELIQRWGLES
- a CDS encoding YicC/YloC family endoribonuclease, coding for MLLSMTGYGDAHLHADGVSVSVEIRSVNNRYFKLTVRGNELFSGIESQIEALARKHINRGTITINLRVKTDATADKYRIDTDVLQSYVQQIHQLGSQIGISETPHWDSVLQLPGVVQENTDNDDEQFNAWPVIEKTVQTALEKFDTMRQHEGETTTVDLRENLATIAKYLEQIEAKTPNVVAGYRDRMTERVNKVLEEFDVTVDPSTLLREVAIFTDRVNISEEVVRLKSHLQQFETFLTQKESTGRKLDFLTQELFRETNTIGSKANDAEIAKAVVEMKTAIEKIREQVQNIE
- the pheA gene encoding prephenate dehydratase gives rise to the protein MAKTPRKTSATDLKKTVAKIDSQILDLLAKRVNACQKIVQNAPSLTIEQQLSSEESELAKWLSSNKTPLAKESLSPVMQEILSLCRSASRRLRVAYLGPQYSYSHQAAVEKFGANADYSPVATIAAVFEEIQRNQADFGLVPVENSNDGRVTDTLEMFAKVPTKICGEVKLHIHHQLLAKCPREEIREVFSKPQALSQCRNWLAKHLPAARPIEMTSTAAAAQLAAQKEGAAAVASRAAGLNYNLETIASNIEDNPNNITRFAVISHSTAPKTGNDKTALLFQTEHKPGALADAMNIFKKNRLNLTWIESFPVANSPEEYLFFVEMEGHSSELKIRRMIASLEKKTLRLEILGSYQKTEPVN
- a CDS encoding DJ-1/PfpI family protein, with product MNHSTLKMIPADRQINIGAIIFPEMDQIDLTGPYAVLSRLPGSSIQLIGQKKEQIRDHLGLSLVPDVALEDARPIDLLLVPGGPGQEALMEDETVLSFIRQRASTAKCVFSVCTGSLICGAAGLLKDKVATTHWTALPLLKYFGAKPSEKRVAIDGNFVSAAGLTAGIDGALTVAALLRGDEVAQAIQLAIQYAPEPPFECGSPDIAPPEILAKVKSNVAPLTELREKTAKRVAERLGISLK
- the gmk gene encoding guanylate kinase → MNTEAPGILVILSGPSGAGKTTIVRKLLALGVPQIELSISATTRAPRQGEQDGIDYHFLTKEEFERRQAAGEFLEFVEVFRTGHYYGTLRSEVEARLAEGISVLLEIDVEGAVKVAQQYPEAITIFLSPESTEELERRLRDRGTETEEAIERRLETAKSEMGASSWYSYHVLNMADAADQTVTQLADIIRQEKEKRCSKN
- the tpiA gene encoding triose-phosphate isomerase, with product MRRPFIAGNWKMNTTKAEGVALVKGVAEGNTAGDAVEVAVCAPSVYLDAVATAAAGKVGVGAQNCYHEASGAFTGEISAEMAKDIGCQYVILGHSERRHIFGESNSDVCKKVHSVLAAGLTPIVCVGELLEEREAGKTTDVVAEQMYGSLAGVTAEQMKSVVIAYEPVWAIGTGKVATPAQAEEVHAGIRALMTAKYGEAISESVRIQYGGSVKPDNAAELLSQPNIDGALVGGASLKADSFLGIIAGATK
- the secG gene encoding preprotein translocase subunit SecG, producing the protein MTIPILFAAVSPLQYLFGPLIFLTSVFLILVVLVQRGRGGGLTGALGGAGGQSAFGAKAGDVFTKITVVVAAFWILLCILATMSLQDLGSTKVTSSGSNIATPPAGEAATGEAKDGTSSITAPATEEAAKPTSETPASDSKPAADLEPATGEAASTPPPSVDTVEATDKPAADEKPKD
- a CDS encoding DNA-directed RNA polymerase subunit omega, whose protein sequence is MFEELKEEFIIKKVGGRFKLSTLIQKRLVALNAGSRPLVEIKSDNKMEIVLEEIKQDKIFLDTTNELRTTADSDVMIKSFDAIMSDEL